The window GCGACGCTGTACGGAACTTCATCGTGCAGCTGTTCGAGCACTGTTTCGCGAACAAGTTCCGAAACGAAGAATCGAACGGACTGGGTGCTGACGTCATCCTCCGGATACAGGAACGGGCTCTCTGGGAGGGATCGCGCTACGCTGTCGATCAGGTCAGTAACGCCGTCGCCTGTCATCGCCGAGATGAATGCTGCGTCGGGGTGGAAGGCCTCGAGGTCAGCGCGCCGGGCTGCGACCAGGAGATCTGTTTTGTTCAGAGCCGTAATGACGCGGGCACGGGGGGGCGACGAAAGTCTCGCTGCAACGCCAAAAGTCGTTGGCGGTCCATCTGTGGCGTCGGCGAGATAGATGATGACGTCAGCGTCTTCCACCGCGCGCAGCGCTGCAGAGCGCATTGCTTCCTGAAGCGCGTATTTTGGCTCGAGCAGCCCAGGCGTGTCGAAGATCACCATTTGCACGTCGGATGTTGAGTGTATGCCTACGACGCGGTCCCGGGTTGACTGCGGCTTCTGGCTGGTGATGGAAAGCTTCTGGCCGACGATTCTGTTGAGGAGCGTGGATTTGCCGGAATTTGGTGCGCCTGCGACGGTTACGATGCCAGCTTTTGTCATTGGACCAATCTAAGTCAACTTTCGGAGGTGGATTGTCGTGCGGCTAAGGGCGTTCGCCACAGATGATGACACAGTCGGCCACAGATCACGCACCCGGCCACAGATGTCGCAGATGGGTGCAGATAAGATGAAGAAGCGCCCACAGATGGGAAGTGGGCCACGGTCAACTTCCACGAGCGGGTCCGCGAGTAAATCGTGCGCTGTTTAAGGCACAAAATCGTTTTTCCTGGTTGACGTCATCCTTAATTGTCGTCGTATCCTTTAAAAACCGTTGCTTGATTATTGGCGGCAGCCGTCGGTACGCGAGTAAATCCGGCCTGTTGGTTCATCCGTGTCATCGGTGTCATCGGTGTCATCGGTGTCATCGGTGGGTCAAGGGTTTAGGCGGCGCGGAACAGGGGCACGCCAACACAAAAGAGGCCCCACATCGAAAGCTCGATATGGGGCCTCAAGAGGTGCCGGCGACGGCCTACTCTCCCGCGTCCTCTCGGACGGAGTACCATCGGCGCTGCAGGGCTTAACGAACGTGTTCGGGATGGGAACGGGTGTGGCCCCTGCGCTCTAGTCGCCAGCGATAGTTGTGATGTATCGCCTGGTTGTCACTTCCGGTGAAGGAAATGACAGACGGTTTGTAGTGGTGATCGTGTTCATCTTGAATCAACAGGTTAGACTGCGATTGCGTTTTGTCTGGAATGCTCCGGTAAGTACCGGAGACATTAAAAGAAGATCAAGCCTCA of the Gemmatimonadaceae bacterium genome contains:
- the era gene encoding GTPase Era, whose amino-acid sequence is MTKAGIVTVAGAPNSGKSTLLNRIVGQKLSITSQKPQSTRDRVVGIHSTSDVQMVIFDTPGLLEPKYALQEAMRSAALRAVEDADVIIYLADATDGPPTTFGVAARLSSPPRARVITALNKTDLLVAARRADLEAFHPDAAFISAMTGDGVTDLIDSVARSLPESPFLYPEDDVSTQSVRFFVSELVRETVLEQLHDEVPYSVACGIEEFREGRTPVYIRAVIYVERESQKRIIIGAKGARIREIGQAARKKTETFLEESVYLDLWVKVLPNWRRNPSSLERFGYHVARERSV